The following coding sequences lie in one Phragmites australis chromosome 8, lpPhrAust1.1, whole genome shotgun sequence genomic window:
- the LOC133926473 gene encoding kinesin-like protein KIN-7D, chloroplastic isoform X3, with amino-acid sequence MASRHWNASPAVAPAGKDSPQPASPTSPPRPAAELPLGAPEAKESVTVTVRFRPLSAREIRQGEEIAWYADGDTIVRSEKNPGIAYAYDRVFGPTTTTRHVYDAAAQHAVSGAMEGINGTIFAYGVTSSGKTHTMHGDQSSPGIIPLAVKDVFSIIQETPNREFLLHVSYLEIYNEVVNDLLNPSGKNLRVREDLQGTFVEGIKEEVVLSPAHALSLIAAGEEHRHVGSTNFNLLSSRSHTIFTLTIESSPCGESSEGEPVTFSQLNLIDLAGSESSRAETTGVCRKEGSYINKSLLTLGTVISKLTDGKATHVPFRDSKLTRLLQSSLSGQGRVSLICTVTPASSNSEETHNTLKFANRAKHIEIQASQNKIMDEKSLIKKYQNEIRQLKEELDQLKRGILTGTPSKDAAEDNVILWKQKLEDGNVKLQSRLEQEEEAKAALLERIQRLTKLILVSTKATQTPRLSQRPGPRRRHSFGEEELAYLPHRRRDIILEGESNDLFVPMEGFDETLEVSSKGEKKNRKGLLNWFKLRKHDGGSAAQTSSDGDQRKAFAAPSTPSENGINFPSEQGMSNSLLAENVSTDMLSVYHDEFHSDSLPGEEAPVVSRKTTDHVDLLRQQLKILLGEVALHTSVLKRLTEEAGRSTMNGHIESHAELLEQLNEKAFELEVQKFSAE; translated from the exons ATGGCGTCGCGTCATTGGAATGCTTCTCCCGCGGTGGCGCCGGCGGGGAAGGACTCGCCGCAGCCTGCCTCGCCGACATCCCCTCCGCGGCCCGCGGCGGAGCTCCCGCTCGGCGCGCCGGAGGCCAAGGAGAGCGTCACTGTCACCGTCCGCTTCCGGCCTCTCAG CGCGCGGGAGATTCGGCAAGGGGAGGAGATCGCTTGGTACGCGGATGGCGACACCATCGTGCGGAGCGAGAAGAATCCCGGCATCGCGTACGCCTACG ATCGagtcttcggaccaactacaaCAACACGTCATGTATATGATGCCGCAGCTCAGCATGCTGTTAGTGGTGCCATGGAGGGAATAAATG gtacaatatttgcatatgGAGTTACAAGCAGTGGCAAGACACATACAATGCAT GGAGATCAAAGTTCCCCAGGGATTATACCTTTGGCTGTGAAAGATGTATTTAGTATAATACAAGAG acTCCAAATCGAGAGTTTCTGCTCCATGTATCATACTTGGAAATCTATAACGAG GTTGTCAACGATCTACTAAACCCTTCAGGGAAGAATTTACGAGTTAGGGAGGATCTTCAG GGAACATTTGTTGAGGGCATAAAAGAAGAAGTAGTGTTGTCTCCTGCACATGCTTTGTCCCTTATTGCAGCTGGAGAag AGCATAGACATGTTGGATCCACTAACTTCAATCTGCTAAGCAGCAGAAGCCATACAATTTTCACACTG ACAATAGAGAGCAGCCCCTGCGGTGAGTCTAGCGAAGGGGAACCAGTTACCTTCTCACAGCTG AACCTCATCGATCTGGCAGGTTCCGAGAGTTCAAGGGCTGAAACTACAGGAGTATGCCGGAAGGAAGGATCTTATATCAATAAAAGCTTACTGACCCTTGGGACG GTGATATCAAAACTGACTGATGGAAAAGCTACACATGTTCCATTTCGAGATTCGAAATTAACACGGTTGCTACAGTCATCCTTAAGTGGTCAAGGACGTGTTTCT CTAATATGCACCGTTACTCCAGCGTCAAGCAACTCAGAAGAGACTCATAACACATTAAAATTTGCCAACCGTGCGAAACATATTGAGATCCAAGCATCGCAAAACAAG ATTATGGATGAGAAATCTTTAATAAAGAAGTACCAAAATGAAATTCGCCAATTGAAGGAAGAGCTAGACCAACTGAAAAGGGGTATACTTACTGGCACTCCTTCAAAAGATGCTGCAGAAGACAATGTCATTCTTTGGAAACAGAAG CTAGAAGATGGTAATGTCAAACTTCAATCTAGActggaacaagaagaagaagctaaagCTGCATTGCTTGAGAGGATACAACGTCTAACAAAGCTAATCCTGGTTTCCACAAAAGCAACTCAGACTCCTAGATTGTCCCAACGTCCTGGCCCAAGGAGAAGACATTCTTTTGGTGAAGAAGAG CTGGCATATCTCCCACATAGAAGGCGAGATATCATATTGGAGGGTGAAAGCAATGATTTATTCGTTCCTATGGAAGGATTTGATGAAACACTTGAAGTTTCTTCcaaaggggagaagaagaatcGCAAAGGGCTCCTTAACTGGTTCAAACTTCGG AAACATGATGGTGGCTCTGCTGCTCAGACAAGCTCGGATGGTGACCAGAGGAAAGCATTCGCTGCCCCTTCGACACCCTCAGAGAATGGAATTAATTTTCCATCAGAACAAGGGATGTCTAATTCTTTGCTTGCTGAGAACGTATCAACTGATATGTTGAGTGTTTACCATGACGAATTTCATTCTGATAGCCTTCCTGGAGAAGAAGCTCCTGTG GTCAGCAGAAAAACCACAGATCATGTTGATCTTTTGAGACAACAATTGAAGATCTTGTTAGGAGAGGTTGCACTCCATACAAGTGTTCTAAAGCGCCTCACAGAGGAAGCTGGAAGAAGCACAATGAATGGACATATTGAG TCTCACGCAGAGCTACTGGAGCAACTCAATGAGAAAGCCTTTGAACTTGAGGTGCAGAAATTCTCTGCAGA GTGA
- the LOC133926473 gene encoding kinesin-like protein KIN-7D, chloroplastic isoform X2 → MASRHWNASPAVAPAGKDSPQPASPTSPPRPAAELPLGAPEAKESVTVTVRFRPLSAREIRQGEEIAWYADGDTIVRSEKNPGIAYAYDRVFGPTTTTRHVYDAAAQHAVSGAMEGINGTIFAYGVTSSGKTHTMHGDQSSPGIIPLAVKDVFSIIQETPNREFLLHVSYLEIYNEVVNDLLNPSGKNLRVREDLQGTFVEGIKEEVVLSPAHALSLIAAGEEHRHVGSTNFNLLSSRSHTIFTLTIESSPCGESSEGEPVTFSQLNLIDLAGSESSRAETTGVCRKEGSYINKSLLTLGTVISKLTDGKATHVPFRDSKLTRLLQSSLSGQGRVSLICTVTPASSNSEETHNTLKFANRAKHIEIQASQNKIMDEKSLIKKYQNEIRQLKEELDQLKRGILTGTPSKDAAEDNVILWKQKLEDGNVKLQSRLEQEEEAKAALLERIQRLTKLILVSTKATQTPRLSQRPGPRRRHSFGEEELAYLPHRRRDIILEGESNDLFVPMEGFDETLEVSSKGEKKNRKGLLNWFKLRKHDGGSAAQTSSDGDQRKAFAAPSTPSENGINFPSEQGMSNSLLAENVSTDMLSVYHDEFHSDSLPGEEAPVVSRKTTDHVDLLRQQLKILLGEVALHTSVLKRLTEEAGRSTMNGHIEMEMKKVNEEIKGKQQRIAYLEMQIKGKFYQLERPLSHAELLEQLNEKAFELEVQKFSAE, encoded by the exons ATGGCGTCGCGTCATTGGAATGCTTCTCCCGCGGTGGCGCCGGCGGGGAAGGACTCGCCGCAGCCTGCCTCGCCGACATCCCCTCCGCGGCCCGCGGCGGAGCTCCCGCTCGGCGCGCCGGAGGCCAAGGAGAGCGTCACTGTCACCGTCCGCTTCCGGCCTCTCAG CGCGCGGGAGATTCGGCAAGGGGAGGAGATCGCTTGGTACGCGGATGGCGACACCATCGTGCGGAGCGAGAAGAATCCCGGCATCGCGTACGCCTACG ATCGagtcttcggaccaactacaaCAACACGTCATGTATATGATGCCGCAGCTCAGCATGCTGTTAGTGGTGCCATGGAGGGAATAAATG gtacaatatttgcatatgGAGTTACAAGCAGTGGCAAGACACATACAATGCAT GGAGATCAAAGTTCCCCAGGGATTATACCTTTGGCTGTGAAAGATGTATTTAGTATAATACAAGAG acTCCAAATCGAGAGTTTCTGCTCCATGTATCATACTTGGAAATCTATAACGAG GTTGTCAACGATCTACTAAACCCTTCAGGGAAGAATTTACGAGTTAGGGAGGATCTTCAG GGAACATTTGTTGAGGGCATAAAAGAAGAAGTAGTGTTGTCTCCTGCACATGCTTTGTCCCTTATTGCAGCTGGAGAag AGCATAGACATGTTGGATCCACTAACTTCAATCTGCTAAGCAGCAGAAGCCATACAATTTTCACACTG ACAATAGAGAGCAGCCCCTGCGGTGAGTCTAGCGAAGGGGAACCAGTTACCTTCTCACAGCTG AACCTCATCGATCTGGCAGGTTCCGAGAGTTCAAGGGCTGAAACTACAGGAGTATGCCGGAAGGAAGGATCTTATATCAATAAAAGCTTACTGACCCTTGGGACG GTGATATCAAAACTGACTGATGGAAAAGCTACACATGTTCCATTTCGAGATTCGAAATTAACACGGTTGCTACAGTCATCCTTAAGTGGTCAAGGACGTGTTTCT CTAATATGCACCGTTACTCCAGCGTCAAGCAACTCAGAAGAGACTCATAACACATTAAAATTTGCCAACCGTGCGAAACATATTGAGATCCAAGCATCGCAAAACAAG ATTATGGATGAGAAATCTTTAATAAAGAAGTACCAAAATGAAATTCGCCAATTGAAGGAAGAGCTAGACCAACTGAAAAGGGGTATACTTACTGGCACTCCTTCAAAAGATGCTGCAGAAGACAATGTCATTCTTTGGAAACAGAAG CTAGAAGATGGTAATGTCAAACTTCAATCTAGActggaacaagaagaagaagctaaagCTGCATTGCTTGAGAGGATACAACGTCTAACAAAGCTAATCCTGGTTTCCACAAAAGCAACTCAGACTCCTAGATTGTCCCAACGTCCTGGCCCAAGGAGAAGACATTCTTTTGGTGAAGAAGAG CTGGCATATCTCCCACATAGAAGGCGAGATATCATATTGGAGGGTGAAAGCAATGATTTATTCGTTCCTATGGAAGGATTTGATGAAACACTTGAAGTTTCTTCcaaaggggagaagaagaatcGCAAAGGGCTCCTTAACTGGTTCAAACTTCGG AAACATGATGGTGGCTCTGCTGCTCAGACAAGCTCGGATGGTGACCAGAGGAAAGCATTCGCTGCCCCTTCGACACCCTCAGAGAATGGAATTAATTTTCCATCAGAACAAGGGATGTCTAATTCTTTGCTTGCTGAGAACGTATCAACTGATATGTTGAGTGTTTACCATGACGAATTTCATTCTGATAGCCTTCCTGGAGAAGAAGCTCCTGTG GTCAGCAGAAAAACCACAGATCATGTTGATCTTTTGAGACAACAATTGAAGATCTTGTTAGGAGAGGTTGCACTCCATACAAGTGTTCTAAAGCGCCTCACAGAGGAAGCTGGAAGAAGCACAATGAATGGACATATTGAG ATGGAAATGAAGAAAGTCAATGAAGAGATTAAGGGCAAGCAGCAGCGGATAGCATATTTAGAAATGCAGATTAAGGGGAAGTTTTATCAGTTAGAACGTCCACTG TCTCACGCAGAGCTACTGGAGCAACTCAATGAGAAAGCCTTTGAACTTGAGGTGCAGAAATTCTCTGCAGA GTGA